A single region of the Novosphingobium sp. SL115 genome encodes:
- a CDS encoding tryptophan halogenase family protein — MTGSDQMIRSVAIIGGGTAGWMTAAALAQALRHNCTITLVESDDIGTVGVGEATIPPIRTFNETLQIDEREFVRKTQGTFKLGIEFVDWAKFGNRYFHPFGPHGRAFDMVNLHHYWLRARDAGDDAPLDDHSMAWALAKQNRFAPPMPNQRNVLSTYDYAYHFDAGLYARFLREYSEAKGVMRIEGKVASVQQHAQTGFVMGVTLEDARSIEADLFIDCSGFRGLLIEGALQAGYEDWTHWLPCDRAMAVPCENAYPLTPYTRSTAREAGWQWRIPLQHRTGNGYVFCSQFLSEDQAAEKLLSRLDGKALADPRPLRFVTGRRKKFWDKNVIAIGLSSGFMEPLESTSIHLIQAGISKLLALFPDRTFDPIVIEEYNRIATSEFERIRDFIILHYKLTTRDDSALWRYCAAMDIPDTLATKIDHFRRYGRLVQRDADLFGPPSWLAVHIGQHNFPERTDPLADYRGIDGREWLAKLRAAMAHAALQQPTHEGFIAANCKAG; from the coding sequence ATGACAGGTTCCGACCAGATGATCCGTTCGGTCGCCATCATTGGCGGCGGCACCGCAGGCTGGATGACAGCAGCAGCGCTGGCGCAGGCCTTGCGCCACAACTGCACAATCACGCTGGTTGAATCCGATGACATCGGCACTGTAGGCGTTGGCGAAGCCACGATCCCGCCGATCCGCACCTTCAACGAAACACTCCAGATTGATGAGCGTGAATTTGTCCGCAAAACACAGGGCACGTTCAAGCTCGGTATCGAATTTGTCGACTGGGCAAAGTTCGGCAACCGCTACTTCCACCCGTTCGGCCCCCATGGCCGCGCGTTCGACATGGTCAACCTGCACCACTACTGGCTGCGCGCGCGTGATGCGGGTGACGATGCGCCGCTGGACGATCATTCAATGGCATGGGCACTGGCCAAGCAGAACCGCTTCGCCCCGCCCATGCCCAATCAGCGCAATGTCCTGTCCACTTACGATTACGCCTATCATTTCGATGCGGGCCTCTATGCCCGCTTCCTGCGCGAATATTCCGAAGCCAAAGGCGTCATGCGCATCGAAGGCAAGGTCGCCAGCGTGCAGCAGCATGCGCAGACCGGTTTCGTCATGGGCGTCACGCTGGAAGATGCGCGCAGCATCGAAGCAGATCTGTTCATCGATTGCTCCGGCTTTCGCGGACTGTTGATCGAAGGTGCTCTGCAGGCAGGTTACGAAGACTGGACCCACTGGCTACCGTGCGACCGGGCCATGGCGGTACCTTGCGAAAATGCCTATCCGTTAACGCCTTACACCCGCTCCACCGCGCGCGAGGCAGGTTGGCAGTGGCGCATCCCGTTGCAGCATCGCACCGGCAACGGCTACGTCTTTTGCAGCCAGTTCCTGTCCGAAGACCAAGCTGCGGAAAAGCTGCTGTCCCGGCTCGACGGCAAGGCACTTGCCGACCCTCGCCCCTTGCGTTTCGTCACCGGTCGCCGCAAAAAGTTCTGGGACAAGAACGTCATCGCCATCGGCTTGTCCAGCGGGTTCATGGAACCACTGGAATCCACTTCGATCCATCTGATTCAGGCGGGCATCTCCAAACTGCTGGCGCTTTTCCCGGACCGTACTTTCGATCCCATCGTGATCGAGGAATACAACCGTATCGCCACCAGCGAATTTGAACGCATCCGCGACTTCATCATCCTGCACTACAAACTGACCACGCGCGATGATTCCGCATTGTGGCGTTATTGCGCGGCGATGGACATTCCCGACACGCTGGCGACCAAGATCGACCACTTCCGCCGCTATGGCCGCCTGGTCCAGCGCGATGCCGATCTGTTCGGCCCACCATCATGGCTGGCGGTTCATATCGGTCAGCACAACTTCCCCGAACGCACCGATCCGCTGGCGGATTATCGCGGCATCGATGGCCGCGAATGGCTGGCCAAGTTGCGCGCGGCGATGGCTCATGCTGCGCTGCAACAACCAACGCATGAAGGCTTCATCGCAGCAAACTGCAAGGCGGGATGA
- a CDS encoding TonB-dependent receptor, giving the protein MVLPDLIYTLSANYDLADIATVGMAVTGQTSAIDSAGFEYPGKAIFNPSVRVYPIQNLELGLQVYNLFDTFDLRGNGGIADASVNPTVIGGAPALGRTISASVRYNF; this is encoded by the coding sequence ATGGTATTACCTGATCTGATCTACACCCTGTCGGCCAATTATGATCTGGCAGACATCGCCACTGTCGGCATGGCAGTGACGGGTCAGACCAGCGCAATCGACAGCGCCGGGTTCGAATATCCGGGCAAGGCCATCTTCAACCCGTCCGTCCGCGTCTATCCGATCCAGAACCTCGAACTGGGTCTTCAGGTCTACAACCTGTTCGACACGTTCGACCTTCGCGGCAACGGCGGCATTGCCGATGCTTCGGTCAATCCGACCGTGATCGGCGGCGCACCAGCCCTTGGCCGCACCATCTCGGCTTCAGTGCGCTACAACTTCTGA
- a CDS encoding TonB-dependent receptor plug domain-containing protein, whose amino-acid sequence MKQSPLYACASFVALAGAMLAAPAMAQDAAQAESADAVPENVGLDAIVVTASGRDKTQLNTSVSVSSISAETISSLKPSSEAEVFRTIPGIQVAGTSGPGGNSNIAVRGLPVATGGSPFVQIQEDGLPTVLFGDIQFGNNDYWTRFDASVANIEGVRGGSATTFASQAPGAVINYISHTGKQEGGYVSVGKGLGYDETKVDFRYGGPINDSTYFHVGGFFKNGRGPLHADYTVSDSIQVKGNLTKEFDGGKGYFRLLFKYADTQEPNYTGAPALATINGKKVTNIRPFAGFDGRDSSNYSIYNQDFLIYNREGNLERVKMDGITTNAKSFGGQFHYDFDSGITVDNNMRYTKMSGGFTSPFLNTATTSSVLGSTVNGSTVAAIRYASGPKAGQLFTDTYLDNNVNVRTNIRDIGSFANDLTLAGKFDIGSAKVTARGGLFYMNQKIAMDWHVNKSLRELNGDNPSQLDLFDSAGNKLTQAGTSGYNNNWGNCCARDYDLSYANTAPYMSLDFDHDMFGVDGSVRFERVKASGYAIGGGNEFNIDSNGVTIPTITSNGVRENLNYTRSYTSYTFGGLFKASPNLSIFARTSRGGRFNGDRQTLGGKIRNDGALCTSTDIGSNGCSADGVTPSVDFVTQHELGIKSRGDLLGGRFTVELTLLKGNFKQSTYELSATRCPGGAGGCVIDAKYKSSGAEFFGTYRNGGFSLVGNATYSKAKKQAAGATSYTRADGIT is encoded by the coding sequence ATGAAGCAGTCACCCCTTTACGCTTGCGCCTCGTTCGTCGCCCTTGCTGGTGCGATGCTCGCTGCGCCGGCAATGGCTCAGGACGCAGCGCAGGCTGAAAGCGCCGATGCCGTTCCTGAAAATGTCGGCCTTGACGCCATCGTTGTCACTGCATCCGGCCGCGACAAGACCCAGCTCAACACCTCGGTATCGGTCAGCTCGATCTCGGCTGAAACCATTTCCAGCCTGAAGCCGTCATCGGAAGCCGAAGTTTTCCGCACCATTCCGGGCATTCAGGTTGCGGGGACGTCCGGTCCTGGCGGTAACTCGAACATCGCGGTTCGCGGTCTTCCGGTCGCCACCGGTGGTTCGCCATTCGTCCAGATTCAGGAAGACGGTCTGCCTACCGTCCTGTTCGGCGATATCCAGTTCGGCAACAACGACTACTGGACCCGCTTTGACGCATCGGTCGCCAATATCGAAGGCGTTCGCGGCGGTTCGGCCACCACCTTCGCTTCGCAGGCACCGGGCGCGGTCATCAACTATATCAGCCACACCGGCAAACAGGAAGGCGGCTACGTCTCTGTTGGTAAGGGCCTTGGCTATGATGAAACCAAGGTTGATTTCCGCTATGGTGGTCCGATCAACGACAGCACCTATTTCCACGTCGGCGGCTTCTTCAAGAATGGTCGCGGACCGCTCCACGCCGATTACACTGTGTCGGATTCCATCCAGGTCAAAGGCAATCTGACCAAGGAATTTGACGGCGGTAAGGGCTATTTCCGCCTGCTGTTCAAATATGCCGACACGCAGGAGCCGAACTACACCGGCGCACCCGCTCTCGCCACGATCAACGGCAAGAAGGTGACGAATATCCGCCCCTTTGCCGGGTTCGATGGCCGCGACAGCTCGAACTACTCGATCTACAATCAGGACTTCCTGATCTACAACCGCGAAGGCAATCTTGAACGGGTCAAGATGGACGGCATCACCACCAACGCAAAGTCGTTTGGCGGCCAGTTCCATTATGATTTCGACAGCGGCATCACCGTCGACAACAACATGCGCTACACCAAGATGAGCGGTGGCTTCACCTCGCCGTTCCTCAACACTGCCACCACGTCCAGCGTGCTCGGCTCCACCGTCAATGGCAGCACTGTGGCCGCCATTCGGTATGCCAGCGGGCCAAAAGCCGGGCAGCTCTTCACCGACACCTATCTCGATAACAACGTCAATGTGCGCACCAACATCCGCGACATCGGCAGCTTTGCCAACGATCTGACCTTGGCGGGCAAGTTCGATATCGGTTCGGCCAAGGTCACCGCGCGCGGCGGTCTGTTCTACATGAACCAGAAGATCGCGATGGACTGGCACGTCAACAAGTCGTTGCGTGAACTGAACGGCGACAACCCTTCGCAGCTCGACCTGTTCGATAGTGCGGGCAACAAGCTGACGCAGGCTGGCACGTCGGGTTACAACAACAACTGGGGCAATTGCTGCGCCCGCGATTATGACCTGTCCTATGCCAATACCGCGCCATACATGTCGCTCGATTTCGACCATGACATGTTCGGCGTCGATGGCTCGGTCCGTTTTGAACGGGTCAAGGCGAGCGGTTATGCCATTGGCGGTGGCAACGAATTCAACATCGACAGCAACGGCGTCACCATCCCGACCATCACGTCCAACGGCGTGCGTGAAAATCTGAACTACACCCGCAGCTACACCTCCTACACCTTCGGCGGTCTGTTCAAGGCATCGCCCAACCTGTCGATCTTCGCCCGCACGTCGCGTGGTGGCCGCTTCAATGGTGACCGTCAGACCCTGGGCGGCAAGATCCGCAACGATGGCGCGCTCTGCACCTCGACCGACATCGGCTCCAACGGTTGTTCGGCCGATGGCGTCACCCCGTCGGTGGACTTCGTCACGCAGCATGAACTCGGCATCAAGAGCCGTGGCGATCTGCTGGGTGGGCGTTTCACGGTTGAACTGACCCTGCTGAAAGGCAACTTCAAGCAGTCGACCTATGAACTGTCAGCCACGCGCTGCCCCGGCGGTGCTGGTGGTTGCGTCATCGACGCCAAGTACAAGTCCAGCGGCGCAGAATTCTTCGGCACCTATCGTAACGGTGGTTTCAGCCTTGTCGGCAACGCCACCTATTCGAAGGCCAAGAAGCAGGCTGCAGGGGCCACCAGCTACACCCGCGCCGATGGTATTACCTGA
- a CDS encoding LacI family DNA-binding transcriptional regulator, whose amino-acid sequence MNDAHTRGKIRNIAELAKMAGVSAGTVSRALADKDLVNKETRERIQALAREYGFRPNQMARRLRTQQTGVIGVVIPLGHERRQHISDPFFMTLFGYLADELTESGHDLMLSRVIPGDDEWLDRIVDSGMLDGALVIGQSNQTEVIERVAERYRPLVIWGSHREGQAQCTVGVDNRAGGRIAAQRLIARGATKLAFFGDASAPEIAERLSGVKDAVDATGGLASLRSFSTHLASEEMAAQIAANLGELNGAVDGIVCASDVIAMTTIRLLHELGVAVPEQVAVTGFDDLPLATRMVPQLTTVKQDIAAGARAMVDALRRRIGGEDAPSTVMVPELVVRESA is encoded by the coding sequence ATGAACGACGCCCACACACGCGGCAAAATACGGAATATTGCGGAACTCGCGAAAATGGCGGGGGTTTCAGCGGGAACGGTTTCACGCGCGCTGGCCGACAAGGATCTGGTCAACAAGGAAACGCGCGAGCGCATTCAGGCGCTGGCCCGCGAATACGGCTTTCGCCCCAATCAGATGGCGCGGCGCTTGCGTACGCAGCAGACCGGGGTGATCGGCGTGGTGATTCCGCTGGGGCATGAACGTCGCCAGCATATTTCAGACCCGTTTTTCATGACGCTGTTCGGATATCTGGCGGATGAACTGACCGAAAGCGGGCACGATCTGATGCTGTCACGCGTGATACCCGGCGATGACGAATGGCTGGACCGGATTGTCGATTCCGGAATGCTGGATGGCGCGCTGGTGATTGGGCAGTCAAACCAGACCGAGGTGATCGAGCGAGTGGCCGAACGCTATCGCCCGCTGGTGATCTGGGGCAGCCACCGCGAGGGACAGGCGCAATGCACCGTGGGCGTGGACAACCGCGCGGGCGGGCGAATTGCAGCGCAGCGGCTGATCGCACGCGGGGCGACGAAGCTGGCGTTTTTTGGCGATGCCAGCGCGCCCGAAATTGCCGAGCGGCTTTCAGGCGTGAAAGATGCGGTGGATGCCACGGGCGGGCTTGCCAGCCTGCGCAGTTTTTCAACCCATCTGGCGAGCGAGGAAATGGCCGCGCAGATTGCCGCGAACCTGGGCGAACTGAATGGCGCGGTGGACGGGATCGTTTGCGCATCGGACGTGATTGCCATGACCACGATCCGGCTGCTGCATGAACTCGGTGTGGCGGTGCCCGAACAGGTGGCAGTGACCGGGTTTGACGATCTGCCGCTGGCCACGCGCATGGTGCCGCAACTGACCACGGTAAAGCAGGACATTGCGGCCGGCGCGCGGGCGATGGTGGATGCGCTTCGCCGCCGGATTGGTGGAGAGGATGCCCCCTCCACCGTAATGGTGCCGGAACTTGTGGTGCGTGAAAGCGCCTGA
- a CDS encoding glycoside hydrolase family 68 protein: MSEVSQSHQSIAPFTATHWQPSGYGSPPRIAPIGKGDVVRLFDHLDLWDCWPLAHEDGRTVLHQGRQWWFFLSSPVFPDPVDRHGHARIRLLSCGDDGWQDHGNAFPDGMTPGSREWAGCAVLMDDGKTVQHFFTAAGRRGESPLTFEQRIYVSQGTLGADGPGQWWSPLEIFAADGVRYVLDRQDQGAPGLIKGFRDPAWMRDPATGKAHILFTGSAAWSDDPFNGNIGIATLKDGKWVPGDPLIEAIGVNNELERPHVIVRNGRYYLFWSTQRHTFAPGAIAGPNGLYAMVSDSIDGPWRPVNTGGLVCANPDDEPTQSYSWWVTGEGEVWSFVDYWGMHGRKVADHPELLRSNFGGTPAPRFTLRFKGDSVKLA, from the coding sequence ATGTCCGAAGTTTCGCAATCTCATCAATCGATTGCACCATTCACAGCTACGCATTGGCAACCCTCCGGCTATGGCAGTCCGCCGCGTATTGCGCCCATCGGCAAGGGTGACGTGGTGCGTCTGTTCGATCATCTCGACCTGTGGGATTGCTGGCCGCTGGCGCATGAAGATGGCCGCACGGTCTTGCATCAGGGCCGTCAGTGGTGGTTCTTCCTGTCATCGCCCGTTTTCCCCGATCCTGTGGATCGCCACGGCCATGCCCGCATCCGCCTGCTGTCGTGCGGCGACGATGGCTGGCAGGATCACGGCAACGCTTTCCCCGATGGCATGACCCCCGGCAGTCGCGAATGGGCAGGGTGTGCCGTGCTGATGGATGATGGCAAGACCGTGCAGCATTTTTTCACTGCCGCCGGACGGCGCGGTGAAAGCCCGCTCACCTTCGAACAGCGTATCTACGTCAGTCAGGGCACGCTGGGCGCAGATGGGCCGGGCCAATGGTGGTCGCCGCTTGAAATCTTTGCTGCTGACGGAGTGCGCTATGTGCTGGATCGGCAGGATCAGGGCGCACCCGGCCTTATCAAGGGTTTTCGCGATCCGGCATGGATGCGCGATCCGGCCACGGGCAAGGCGCACATCCTGTTCACCGGCAGCGCCGCATGGTCGGACGATCCGTTCAACGGCAATATCGGCATCGCCACGCTGAAAGACGGCAAATGGGTTCCCGGCGATCCACTGATCGAAGCCATCGGCGTGAACAACGAACTGGAACGCCCGCATGTGATCGTGCGCAATGGCCGCTACTATCTGTTCTGGTCCACCCAGCGCCACACTTTCGCGCCCGGTGCCATCGCCGGTCCCAATGGCCTCTATGCCATGGTGTCAGACAGCATCGACGGTCCCTGGCGTCCGGTCAACACCGGCGGTCTGGTCTGCGCCAATCCCGATGACGAACCCACCCAGTCCTACAGCTGGTGGGTTACCGGCGAAGGCGAAGTGTGGAGCTTTGTCGACTACTGGGGCATGCACGGCCGCAAGGTGGCCGATCATCCCGAACTGCTGCGCAGCAATTTCGGCGGCACACCAGCCCCGCGCTTCACCCTGCGCTTCAAGGGCGATAGTGTAAAACTGGCCTGA
- a CDS encoding alpha-galactosidase has translation MLQPLFLHAGQGTLAWEQRPGAAPVWRHFGAAIAAQSLPSLADVRGPASYSLDVDVPVSTAPPAGLGWFGPALLNARKNGQPLLPIFVQSDLRETAGAVTIILDDPQAGLRLEQVFAVSGGAFVCRNTVRNTGTEPVDLDWLASALLPLPATCAEIVSWRGRHNAELVECREPMPQQMWRRESRRGISGHGGPPGLFVMDHGATHHTGTVRGLQLAWSGDARITVERDDEGCWTLLAGATLQPGEVRLAPGESWQTPDAIFTVSTSGRNGAAAAFHSAVRARLQWPDGAMRPRPVHLNSWEACYFDHDEDRIAALAQAAASVGVERFILDDGWFHNRDDDTAGLGDWTPDPRKYPRGLGPLAHRINALGMEFGLWVEPEMINPDSDLYRAHPDWALALPGRERPTARNQLVLDLRRADVRDYLFTRLDALLSDLPITYLKWDHNRDLAPSGGAAQLRGAYDLLARVRAAHPGVEIEACAGGGGRNDAGMADYCHRYWTSDNIDAVSRIGIQRGFLAFLPPEVMGSHIAASPAHATGRRHALGFRAAMAMTGHLGVEMDPRTLDDAERAELADWIAFHKQWRDLLHQGRVWLGEGADATVWQAQGNDDEMLLFVIRAEPPQDRRPQPLLLPFVGSQGMWDIQLLRIAGGEGGHAAHSTPLFDAMKAGVQPFAADWLACNGLPLPPCKAETVTLFHLRKRA, from the coding sequence ATGCTGCAGCCGCTTTTCCTTCACGCCGGGCAGGGTACGCTAGCTTGGGAACAGCGCCCCGGCGCAGCGCCTGTATGGCGGCACTTCGGCGCGGCCATCGCGGCACAATCCTTGCCGTCGCTGGCAGACGTGCGCGGTCCTGCATCCTATTCGCTGGATGTCGATGTCCCTGTGTCAACCGCGCCGCCTGCCGGGCTAGGCTGGTTTGGACCTGCACTGCTGAACGCGCGGAAAAACGGGCAGCCGCTACTTCCGATCTTCGTGCAATCGGACCTGCGTGAAACGGCAGGCGCCGTCACCATCATTCTCGACGATCCACAGGCGGGGCTTCGACTTGAACAGGTGTTCGCGGTATCGGGCGGTGCATTCGTCTGCCGCAACACTGTGCGCAACACCGGCACCGAACCTGTCGATCTTGACTGGCTGGCCAGCGCGCTCTTGCCGCTGCCTGCCACTTGCGCTGAAATCGTATCATGGCGTGGGCGGCACAATGCCGAACTGGTGGAATGCCGCGAACCCATGCCACAGCAAATGTGGCGGCGGGAAAGTCGGCGCGGTATTTCGGGCCATGGTGGTCCACCGGGCCTGTTCGTGATGGATCATGGTGCAACCCACCACACCGGCACCGTGCGCGGCTTGCAACTGGCGTGGTCGGGCGATGCCCGCATCACGGTTGAGCGCGACGACGAAGGCTGCTGGACCCTGCTTGCCGGAGCCACGTTGCAGCCGGGCGAAGTGCGCCTTGCCCCAGGTGAAAGCTGGCAGACGCCCGACGCCATCTTCACTGTTTCCACTTCCGGTCGCAATGGTGCGGCTGCGGCCTTTCACAGTGCTGTCCGCGCCCGCCTGCAATGGCCGGATGGGGCCATGCGCCCGCGCCCGGTCCATCTCAATTCGTGGGAAGCGTGCTACTTCGACCATGATGAAGACCGCATCGCTGCACTGGCACAGGCTGCCGCCTCGGTCGGCGTCGAACGCTTCATCCTTGACGACGGCTGGTTCCACAACCGGGATGACGACACCGCAGGGCTGGGTGACTGGACGCCCGATCCGCGCAAATATCCGCGCGGCCTTGGCCCGCTTGCCCATCGCATCAACGCGCTGGGCATGGAATTCGGCCTCTGGGTAGAACCCGAAATGATAAACCCCGACAGCGATCTGTATCGCGCCCATCCCGACTGGGCGCTGGCTTTGCCGGGGCGGGAAAGGCCCACCGCACGCAACCAGCTCGTGCTCGACTTGCGCCGCGCCGATGTGCGCGACTACCTGTTCACTCGGTTGGACGCCTTGCTGTCGGACCTGCCGATCACCTATCTCAAATGGGATCACAACCGCGATCTCGCTCCCTCAGGCGGAGCGGCGCAGTTGCGCGGCGCCTATGACCTGCTGGCCCGCGTTCGCGCCGCACATCCGGGCGTAGAGATTGAGGCCTGCGCCGGCGGCGGCGGGCGCAACGATGCAGGCATGGCGGACTATTGCCACCGCTACTGGACCAGCGACAACATTGATGCCGTCAGCCGCATCGGCATTCAGCGCGGGTTCCTTGCCTTCCTGCCCCCTGAAGTCATGGGATCGCACATTGCCGCCAGCCCGGCTCATGCCACCGGGCGACGTCACGCACTGGGCTTCCGCGCAGCCATGGCCATGACCGGCCACCTTGGCGTCGAAATGGACCCACGCACGCTGGACGATGCCGAACGCGCCGAGTTGGCAGACTGGATCGCCTTTCACAAACAATGGCGCGATCTGCTGCATCAGGGCCGCGTCTGGCTGGGTGAGGGGGCAGATGCCACCGTCTGGCAGGCGCAGGGCAATGACGATGAAATGCTGCTGTTCGTTATCCGCGCCGAACCGCCGCAGGACCGCCGCCCGCAACCCCTATTACTGCCTTTCGTCGGCAGTCAGGGCATGTGGGACATCCAGCTTTTACGCATCGCCGGGGGCGAGGGTGGCCACGCTGCGCACAGCACCCCGCTGTTCGATGCGATGAAGGCCGGGGTGCAACCCTTTGCTGCAGACTGGCTGGCCTGCAACGGCCTGCCCCTGCCTCCGTGCAAGGCCGAAACTGTCACCCTGTTCCATCTGCGCAAGCGCGCCTGA
- a CDS encoding MFS transporter: MNAHRPYPPRPHLPLSRILEMNLGFLGLQFSFGLQQGNMGPIYSYLGADESQLPMLQLAGPITGLLVQPIIGAMSDRTDSKWGRRTPYFLIGAVLCAFGLFFMPLSSSILMAMSLLWILDAGNNITMEPYRAYVSDRLNPDQRQTGFLSQSAFTGLAQMLAFLTPSLLVGFGMNQDWVDSHNIPYTVRIVFMIGAVLSLTTIVWSVLRVRELPLTAEEKAHIAAQPKGALATLREIGHAIADMPVAMRKLGLMSLFQWVGMSGYWTYAVYSISRTVYGAADVHSSAFHSAVLTNGEVAAFYNAIAFVTAFTMVPLVKRIGPGPLHALCLFAGGAGMFALPHVTDKALLFLPAIGIGLAWGSIMGNPYAILTNSIPPQRTGVYMGIFNMMIVIPMLLFAIVMSSLDLGFVSLGFDAYKQVLGGDPRNMLMFCGVCLGFAGLSVLWVREGRVQAMPQPAGAVA; this comes from the coding sequence ATGAACGCCCACCGTCCATATCCGCCCCGGCCGCATCTGCCGCTATCGCGCATACTGGAAATGAATCTTGGCTTTCTGGGCCTGCAGTTCAGCTTTGGTCTGCAACAGGGCAATATGGGGCCGATCTACAGCTATCTGGGGGCCGATGAATCGCAGTTGCCGATGCTGCAACTGGCAGGCCCCATCACCGGCCTGCTGGTGCAACCAATCATCGGCGCGATGAGCGACCGCACAGACAGCAAATGGGGCAGGCGGACCCCCTATTTCCTGATCGGGGCGGTGCTGTGCGCCTTCGGTCTGTTCTTCATGCCGCTGTCCAGTTCCATCCTGATGGCCATGTCGCTGCTGTGGATTCTCGATGCGGGCAACAACATCACCATGGAGCCTTACCGGGCCTATGTCTCCGACCGGCTCAATCCCGATCAGCGACAGACTGGTTTCCTGTCGCAAAGCGCGTTCACCGGCCTTGCCCAGATGCTGGCGTTCCTGACGCCTTCGCTGTTGGTCGGCTTCGGCATGAATCAGGATTGGGTGGATAGCCACAATATCCCTTACACCGTGCGGATCGTCTTCATGATTGGCGCGGTCCTTTCGCTCACCACAATTGTCTGGTCGGTGCTGCGTGTGCGCGAACTGCCTCTGACAGCTGAAGAGAAGGCGCATATCGCGGCCCAGCCCAAGGGCGCGCTCGCCACCCTTCGCGAAATTGGCCACGCCATTGCCGATATGCCTGTTGCCATGCGCAAGCTGGGATTGATGAGCCTGTTTCAGTGGGTCGGCATGTCGGGCTATTGGACGTATGCCGTCTATTCGATAAGCCGCACCGTCTATGGCGCTGCCGATGTTCACAGCAGCGCCTTTCACAGCGCCGTATTGACCAATGGCGAAGTTGCCGCTTTCTACAACGCCATCGCATTCGTCACCGCGTTCACCATGGTTCCGCTGGTAAAGCGGATTGGTCCGGGGCCGCTTCATGCGCTGTGCCTGTTTGCAGGCGGCGCGGGCATGTTTGCGCTGCCGCATGTCACTGACAAGGCGCTGCTGTTCCTGCCCGCCATCGGCATTGGCCTGGCGTGGGGCAGCATCATGGGCAACCCCTATGCCATCCTCACCAATTCCATCCCGCCACAGCGCACCGGCGTTTACATGGGCATTTTCAACATGATGATCGTCATCCCGATGCTGCTGTTCGCGATTGTGATGAGCAGCCTCGATCTGGGCTTCGTCTCGCTCGGTTTCGATGCCTACAAACAGGTGTTGGGCGGTGATCCGCGCAACATGCTGATGTTCTGCGGTGTCTGCCTCGGCTTTGCCGGATTGTCAGTGCTGTGGGTGCGTGAAGGCCGGGTTCAGGCCATGCCTCAGCCCGCAGGTGCGGTGGCCTGA
- a CDS encoding intradiol ring-cleavage dioxygenase has product MQHDDHDNEGLNADLARIEQLRIGRRRALALLGSAGGSAVLLGCGAGETSSASTVTVSSTSSTTATATATATATATATSGTCSVPATETNGPYPADGTNTSSGLTSNALTATGVVRSDIRSSFVGSSTAVASGVAVTFTVTIVDVNNGCAPLAGYAIYIWHCDKDGNYSLYNLPNESYLRGVQVTDANGQVTFTTIFPGCYSGRFPHIHFEVFSSLANATNASYARLISQFAMASSACAEVYALSAYSSSKTNYANISIASDNVFGDNTSAQMAVMTLTMTGSTSAGYTAAATIGIAT; this is encoded by the coding sequence ATGCAACATGACGACCATGACAACGAAGGCCTGAATGCAGATCTGGCGCGGATTGAACAATTACGAATTGGCCGTCGCCGCGCGCTGGCCCTGCTGGGATCGGCGGGCGGGAGTGCCGTGTTGCTGGGATGCGGTGCGGGTGAAACGTCAAGCGCTTCTACGGTGACGGTGTCTTCCACCTCCTCGACGACGGCAACAGCTACTGCAACAGCTACTGCCACGGCAACAGCCACGTCGGGTACCTGTTCGGTTCCAGCGACGGAAACCAATGGTCCCTACCCCGCTGATGGCACCAACACATCATCGGGTCTGACGTCGAATGCACTTACCGCGACAGGTGTGGTGCGCAGCGATATCCGGTCAAGCTTTGTCGGCAGTTCGACGGCAGTGGCCAGCGGCGTGGCGGTGACATTTACCGTGACCATCGTCGATGTGAACAACGGCTGCGCGCCGCTTGCCGGTTATGCCATCTATATCTGGCATTGCGACAAGGACGGCAACTATTCGCTGTATAACCTGCCCAACGAAAGCTATCTGCGCGGAGTGCAGGTGACCGATGCCAATGGGCAGGTGACGTTCACCACGATTTTTCCGGGATGCTATTCCGGGCGTTTTCCGCACATCCACTTCGAGGTGTTTTCCAGCCTCGCCAATGCGACCAACGCCAGTTATGCGCGGCTGATCTCGCAATTCGCCATGGCATCGTCGGCCTGTGCCGAAGTCTATGCCTTGTCGGCCTATTCTTCCAGCAAGACCAATTATGCCAACATCTCGATCGCGTCGGACAACGTGTTTGGCGACAATACCAGCGCGCAGATGGCAGTGATGACCCTGACCATGACGGGGTCGACGTCGGCCGGATATACCGCTGCGGCAACAATTGGCATCGCCACCTGA